A genomic window from Archocentrus centrarchus isolate MPI-CPG fArcCen1 chromosome 2, fArcCen1, whole genome shotgun sequence includes:
- the hpxb gene encoding hemopexin — MELFATTLLLGLALALTNAAPVHQQDSAAEDGDAAVPDRCAGVEFDAITPDENGHTYFFKGDHLWKGFHGPAHPSKMFFKELDEHHHLGHVDAAFRMHNQEDQNVHDHIFFFLNNQVFSYYNHTLEAGYPKTIQEAFPGVPTDLDAAVECPQGECMTDSVLFFKGQDVFIYDIVTKTVKTKTWHHLPVCTSAFRWQEHYYCFHGHNFTRFNPISGEVSGTYPKDARNYFMKCADFGHGGDRKPPKCSEVKLDAISVDNRGRSYFFSGPIYMRLDSRRDGLHAFPITRAWKEVTNGVDAAFSYTDKLYLIKGDQVYIYKADAHYTLIEGYPKTVREELGIEGTVDAAFLCPNQHTVHIFQGNRMRDVDLTATPRIITRDVSLPLSDIDAGLCGPDGIKVFKGSQYYFYESPMALATSRIAPFAQNITSEMMGCQD, encoded by the exons ACGGCGATGCTGCTGTGCCAGACCGATGTGCAGGTGTAGAGTTTGACGCCATCACTCCTGATGAGAATGGGCACACGTACTTCTTCAAag GTGACCACCTGTGGAAGGGTTTTCATGGCCCAGCTCATCCCTCAAAGATGTTCTTCAAGGAGCTGGACGAACATCACCACCTCGGCCATGTTGATGCTGCTTTTCGGATGCACAACCAAGAGGACCAGAATGTCCACGATCacatcttcttcttcctg AATAACCAGGTGTTCAGCTATTACAACCATACTCTGGAGGCCGGGTATCCAAAAACTATCCAGGAGGCTTTTCCTGGAGTCCCAACAGATCTGGATGCTGCTGTGGAGTGTCCTCAAGGAGAGTGCATGACTgactctgttctgttcttcaaaG GACAAGATGTGTTCATTTATGATATAGTCACAAAGACAGTGAAGACCAAGACGTGGCACCACCTGCCTGTCTGCACCTCTGCTTTCCGCTGGCAGGAGCACTACTACTGTTTCCATGGGCACAACTTCACCAGATTCAACCCAATCTCAGGAGAAGTGAGCGGCACATACCCAAAGGACGCCCGCAATTACTTCATGAAGTGCGCCGACTTTG GTCATGGAGGTGATCGTAAACCTCCTAAATGCAGCGAGGTCAAACTAGATGCCATCAGTGTGGATAACAGAGGCAGAAGTTACTTCTTTTCGG GGCCTATCTACATGCGTCTGGACTCCAGGCGTGATGGCCTTCACGCCTTTCCAATAACCAGAGCATGGAAAGAAGTGACAAACGGGGTGGATGCTGCTTTCTCCTACACTGACAAACTATACTTGATTAAG GGTGATCAGGTTTACATCTATAAAGCTGATGCCCACTACACCCTGATTGAAGGCTACCCTAAAACCGTCAGGGAGGAGTTGGGCATCGAAGGAACTGTGGATGCTGCTTTCCTCTGTCCCAATCAACACACAGTTCATATATTCCAAG GAAACAGGATGCGTGATGTTGACCTTACTGCCACACCCAGGATCATCACCCGAGACGTGTCCTTGCCCTTGTCTGACATCGATGCTGGTCTGTGCGGTCCAGATGGCATTAAAGTGTTCAAGGGCTCACAGTATTACTTCTATGAGAGTCCCATGGCTTTGGCTACGAGCAGGATCGCCCCTTTTGCTCAAAACATCACGTCAGAAATGATGGGGTGTCAGGAttag